A window of the Rubeoparvulum massiliense genome harbors these coding sequences:
- the sufC gene encoding Fe-S cluster assembly ATPase SufC, translating into MAAPHLSIQDLHVSIENKEILKGLNLDVKGGEIHAIMGPNGTGKSTLASALMGHPTYQVTSGLISLDGANVLEMETDERARAGLFLAMQYPSEVNGVSNSDFIRSAINARRGEGNEISLMKFIRLLDENMKFLEMGEAFATRYLNEGFSGGEKKRNEILQMMMLNPRVAILDEIDSGLDIDALKIVANGVNKMRSEELGMIIITHYQRLLNYIQPDFVHVMMQGRIVKSGGPELAERLEAEGYDWIKEELGIEDEKVEVQG; encoded by the coding sequence ATGGCAGCACCACATTTATCAATTCAAGATTTACACGTATCGATCGAGAATAAGGAGATCCTAAAGGGTTTAAATTTAGACGTAAAGGGTGGAGAAATCCATGCGATTATGGGTCCTAATGGGACTGGTAAGAGTACCCTTGCTTCTGCCTTGATGGGACATCCTACTTATCAAGTAACTTCTGGATTAATCTCCCTGGACGGTGCCAATGTATTAGAGATGGAGACGGATGAACGGGCACGGGCTGGTCTTTTCTTAGCGATGCAATATCCCAGTGAAGTAAATGGCGTTAGTAACTCTGACTTTATTCGTAGCGCGATTAATGCTCGCCGTGGTGAAGGAAATGAAATTTCTTTAATGAAATTTATCCGCCTACTCGATGAAAACATGAAGTTTTTGGAGATGGGAGAAGCATTTGCAACTCGCTACCTCAATGAAGGATTTTCTGGCGGTGAGAAAAAACGTAATGAAATCCTACAAATGATGATGTTAAATCCAAGAGTCGCAATTTTAGATGAGATTGATTCTGGGTTGGATATTGATGCTTTAAAAATTGTCGCCAATGGCGTAAACAAAATGCGTAGTGAAGAATTGGGCATGATCATTATTACCCACTATCAACGTTTACTCAACTATATTCAACCTGACTTCGTTCATGTAATGATGCAGGGACGGATTGTAAAATCGGGCGGTCCCGAATTAGCTGAACGCTTAGAGGCAGAGGGCTATGATTGGATCAAGGAAGAATTGGGCATCGAGGATGAAAAGGTGGAAGTACAAGGATAA